A window of Polaromonas hydrogenivorans contains these coding sequences:
- the iscB gene encoding RNA-guided endonuclease IscB, which translates to MAVFVLERKGRPLMPCSEKRARKLLESGRARVHQLFPFCIRLVDRLLEDSVFQPLRLSLDPGSKTTGVAVCRVAETIDVTTGEIQPTMHIQFLMELVHRGAAIKKSLGARSAMRRRRRGKLRYRAPRFSNRPKSKSWLAPSLRHRVETTMTQVKRLCRLAPITHLAQELVRFDMQKMQNPEISGAEYQQGTLQGYEVREYLLEKFNRTCAYCDAQNVPLQMEHIHPKAAGGTNRISNLTLACQACNQKKGVQDIKDFLLKDPRRLAKVLKQAKAPLLDAAAVNTTRWTLFGALKQTGLPVETGTGGQTKYNRCRLSIPKTHALDAACVGQVETVNKTNAPMLRVTCAGRGSRSKTRLDKYGFPRTYLTHQKTAFGFKTGDMVIATVPKGVKKGTHKGRVAIRLTGSFNIQTGIAGAATVQGISYKHCRITQRADGYGYSHRAQTKKECGNKGCASHAALPIPGLKAEVSRAI; encoded by the coding sequence GTGGCAGTTTTCGTGTTGGAAAGAAAAGGGCGGCCCTTGATGCCGTGCAGCGAGAAGCGGGCGCGCAAGCTGCTTGAATCTGGCCGTGCGCGCGTTCATCAGCTGTTTCCTTTTTGCATCCGGCTCGTTGACCGGCTGCTTGAAGACAGTGTGTTTCAGCCCCTACGGCTGTCGCTTGATCCGGGCAGCAAAACAACAGGGGTGGCGGTTTGTCGGGTTGCTGAAACCATTGATGTGACCACCGGGGAAATTCAGCCCACGATGCACATCCAATTTTTGATGGAACTGGTGCATCGAGGCGCCGCCATCAAGAAGTCGCTTGGTGCACGCTCGGCCATGCGTCGGCGTCGTCGGGGCAAGCTGCGTTACCGCGCACCGCGTTTTAGCAACCGTCCAAAATCAAAAAGCTGGCTCGCACCCAGTCTGCGTCACCGGGTTGAAACGACGATGACGCAGGTTAAACGCCTGTGTCGCCTCGCCCCGATCACACATTTGGCACAAGAGTTGGTGCGCTTTGACATGCAGAAAATGCAGAACCCGGAAATTTCGGGAGCTGAGTACCAACAAGGCACATTGCAAGGCTACGAAGTGCGTGAATACCTGCTGGAGAAATTCAACCGCACTTGCGCCTACTGCGACGCGCAAAACGTCCCTTTGCAAATGGAACACATTCACCCCAAAGCAGCCGGCGGCACAAACCGGATTTCCAATTTAACGCTCGCCTGCCAAGCCTGCAACCAGAAAAAAGGTGTCCAGGACATCAAGGACTTCTTGCTCAAAGACCCCAGGCGTTTGGCAAAAGTATTGAAACAGGCCAAAGCGCCGTTACTTGACGCAGCCGCCGTCAACACCACCCGATGGACGTTGTTCGGCGCCCTCAAGCAAACCGGCTTGCCGGTGGAAACAGGAACCGGCGGACAGACCAAATACAACCGCTGCCGCCTGAGCATCCCCAAGACGCATGCACTCGATGCCGCCTGCGTCGGACAGGTGGAGACAGTAAACAAAACAAACGCGCCCATGCTGCGAGTCACTTGCGCAGGCAGGGGTTCGCGCAGCAAAACACGCCTGGACAAGTACGGTTTCCCTCGCACTTACCTGACCCACCAGAAAACAGCGTTTGGCTTCAAGACCGGCGACATGGTGATTGCCACCGTGCCCAAAGGCGTCAAGAAAGGCACTCACAAAGGCCGGGTGGCGATTCGACTCACGGGAAGTTTCAACATTCAAACGGGCATTGCCGGTGCGGCGACCGTTCAAGGCATTTCCTACAAGCATTGCCGCATCACGCAGCGGGCTGACGGGTATGGTTATTCACACAGAGCGCAAACAAAAAAGGAATGCGGGAACAAGGGGTGTGCTTCGCACGCCGCGCTACCCATCCCCGGCCTGAAGGCCGAGGTTTCCCGCGCAATTTGA
- the ybiB gene encoding DNA-binding protein YbiB — translation MSISHYIKEIGRGKDGARPLTRAQSADLLGQVLDGVVTDLEIGGFCLAMRIKGETPEEMAGFLDAVHQRLNLLPASDGPTVVLPSYNGARKLPVLTPLLALLLAREGLSVLVHGTPTESSRVFSSEVLSALGTQALTAIKPIAPGEVVFAPTELLSPALKRLLDVRRAVGLRNPAHSLVKLMNPVAGKALVVSSYTHPEYALSMAATFELVQADALLLRGTEGEGVADPRRSPQMQGFVKGQRVLTHEGVKGTLPSVPDLPKAIDASSTAAYIQSVLAGDSPLPSSIAQQVEHILQLVRQLSTTPP, via the coding sequence ATGAGCATCAGCCACTACATCAAAGAAATCGGGCGCGGCAAAGACGGCGCCCGCCCCCTAACACGCGCGCAGTCCGCCGACCTGCTGGGCCAGGTGCTCGACGGCGTGGTCACCGACCTGGAAATTGGCGGCTTTTGCCTGGCCATGCGCATCAAGGGTGAAACCCCCGAGGAAATGGCCGGCTTTCTCGACGCCGTGCACCAGCGCCTCAATCTCCTGCCCGCCAGCGACGGCCCCACGGTGGTGCTGCCCAGCTACAACGGTGCGCGCAAGCTGCCGGTGCTCACGCCGCTGCTGGCGCTGCTGCTGGCCCGTGAGGGCCTGAGCGTGCTGGTGCATGGAACGCCCACCGAATCGAGCCGTGTTTTTTCATCGGAAGTGCTGTCTGCGCTAGGTACGCAAGCGCTGACAGCTATCAAACCCATAGCACCCGGCGAAGTGGTGTTCGCGCCCACCGAACTGCTCAGCCCGGCGCTCAAGCGGCTGCTCGACGTGCGCCGCGCGGTCGGCCTGCGCAATCCGGCGCACAGTCTGGTCAAGCTCATGAATCCGGTGGCCGGCAAGGCGCTGGTCGTCAGCAGCTACACGCATCCCGAATACGCGCTGTCCATGGCGGCCACCTTCGAACTTGTCCAGGCCGATGCGCTGCTGCTGCGCGGCACCGAAGGCGAAGGCGTGGCCGACCCGCGCCGCTCGCCGCAGATGCAGGGCTTTGTCAAGGGACAGCGCGTGCTGACCCACGAAGGCGTGAAGGGAACCCTGCCCTCTGTGCCTGATCTACCCAAGGCCATCGACGCCAGCAGCACGGCGGCCTATATCCAGTCGGTGCTGGCGGGCGACAGTCCCCTGCCATCGTCGATTGCGCAGCAGGTGGAACATATCTTGCAACTTGTCAGGCAATTGTCAACCACCCCACCCTAA
- a CDS encoding nitrate reductase — protein MTETRSTCPYCGVGCGVIIESQGDDITGVRGDPDHPANFGRLCTKGSTLHLTASSVVTRQTRLLYPMRREHRGEAPQRASWDSALDFASESFAKIIQEHGPDAVGFYISGQLLTEDYYVFNKLAKGLIGTNNIDSNSRLCMSSAVAGYKQTLGADAPPACYDDVKHAQCLFIVGSNTAYAHPILFRRIEDAKAANPALNIIYCDPRRTDTAEIADLYLPLQPGTDVMLFNGMLHIMLWEGWTDPAWIATHTHDFDALKATVRDCTPDLVAQTCGIKKEDLFAAAKLFATSGATLSLYCQGLNQSSSGTAKNAALINLHLATAQIGKPGAGPFSLTGQPNAMGGREVGGMANLLSAHRDLSNAEHRAEVAALWGVPSVPEKPGKTAVEMFQAVADGEIKALWIACTNPAQSMPDQALVRRALARAELVIVQEAFATTATCAWADLLLPATTWGEKTGTVTNSERCISRVRPAVAAPGETRHDWSIAAAFAQRLERLLPGRSPGALFPYSLTDPALGVESIWNEHRESTRGRDLDITGMSYALLEQAPRQWPLKEGETTGKARLYEDGIFPTLDGRARFVNTVYKPVAEPRESRYPFSLTTGRLRDQWHGMSRTGTLGRLFGHVAEPSVQMNAQDMARRLLKEGELVHVTSKRGSIIVPVQASPEVAVSQAFMAMHWGSEYLSGQSSIGQPLAGVNALTTSAYCPSSKQPELKHAAVKILKAELPWSLLAMAWFDEGDALAAHEQLKALLTTFPFASCVPFSNNKPLTDRQGERTGLLFRAAAHEAPSEETLALLERIFGLNGSYILRYADRKKGQRRTIRLARTHDNAELTGFVLAGDTSAQAWITTLLKDELPAQAYGRLLLLPGAKPPVAVQSRGKVVCSCLNVTDTAIDAHLALAGPAGTDEARLASLQGALKCGTSCGSCVPELKRRLRSASGTATDTPASPRSVIPIKQVA, from the coding sequence ATGACTGAAACGCGATCTACCTGTCCCTATTGCGGCGTCGGCTGTGGCGTGATCATCGAGTCGCAGGGCGACGACATCACCGGCGTCAGGGGCGATCCGGACCATCCGGCCAACTTCGGGCGCCTGTGCACCAAGGGCTCGACCCTGCACCTGACCGCATCAAGCGTGGTCACGCGGCAGACGCGGCTGCTGTACCCGATGCGGCGCGAGCATCGGGGCGAAGCGCCCCAACGCGCCTCGTGGGACAGCGCCCTGGACTTCGCCAGCGAGAGTTTTGCAAAAATCATCCAGGAACACGGACCCGACGCCGTTGGTTTTTATATCTCGGGCCAGTTGCTGACCGAAGACTATTACGTCTTCAACAAGCTGGCCAAGGGCCTGATCGGCACCAACAACATCGACAGCAACTCGCGCCTGTGCATGAGCAGCGCGGTGGCCGGCTACAAGCAGACGCTTGGAGCAGACGCACCGCCGGCCTGCTACGACGACGTGAAGCATGCACAGTGCCTGTTCATCGTCGGCAGCAACACCGCCTATGCGCATCCGATTTTGTTCCGGCGCATTGAAGACGCCAAAGCCGCCAACCCGGCGCTGAACATCATTTACTGCGACCCGCGCCGCACCGACACCGCCGAAATCGCCGACCTCTACCTGCCGCTGCAGCCCGGCACCGATGTGATGCTGTTCAACGGCATGCTGCACATCATGCTGTGGGAAGGCTGGACGGACCCGGCCTGGATTGCAACGCACACCCATGACTTCGATGCGCTGAAGGCCACGGTGCGCGACTGCACGCCCGACCTGGTGGCCCAGACCTGCGGCATCAAGAAGGAAGACCTGTTTGCCGCAGCAAAGCTGTTCGCCACGTCTGGCGCCACGCTCAGCCTGTACTGCCAGGGCCTGAACCAGTCCAGCAGCGGCACGGCCAAGAATGCCGCGCTGATCAACCTGCACCTGGCGACCGCGCAAATCGGCAAACCCGGCGCCGGACCTTTTTCCCTGACCGGCCAGCCGAACGCCATGGGCGGGCGTGAAGTCGGCGGCATGGCCAACCTGCTCAGTGCGCACCGCGACCTGTCCAATGCCGAACACCGCGCCGAAGTCGCCGCGCTCTGGGGCGTACCCAGCGTGCCCGAAAAGCCGGGCAAGACGGCTGTCGAGATGTTCCAGGCCGTCGCCGATGGCGAGATCAAGGCGCTCTGGATTGCCTGCACCAACCCGGCGCAGTCGATGCCCGACCAGGCCCTGGTGCGCCGCGCCCTGGCCCGCGCCGAACTGGTCATCGTTCAGGAAGCCTTTGCCACCACCGCCACCTGCGCCTGGGCCGATCTGCTGCTGCCGGCCACCACCTGGGGTGAAAAAACCGGCACCGTGACCAACAGCGAGCGCTGCATCAGCCGGGTCCGGCCCGCCGTGGCGGCGCCCGGCGAGACGCGCCACGACTGGTCGATTGCGGCAGCATTTGCCCAAAGGCTCGAACGGCTGCTGCCCGGACGCAGTCCCGGCGCCCTCTTCCCCTATTCACTGACGGACCCGGCGCTTGGCGTCGAATCCATCTGGAACGAGCACCGCGAATCAACGCGCGGCCGCGACCTGGACATCACCGGCATGAGCTACGCCCTGCTGGAGCAGGCGCCCCGGCAATGGCCGCTGAAAGAAGGCGAAACCACCGGCAAGGCGCGCCTCTATGAAGACGGCATTTTCCCTACGCTGGATGGCCGGGCGCGCTTCGTCAACACCGTGTACAAGCCGGTCGCCGAGCCGCGCGAGTCGCGCTATCCGTTCTCGCTGACCACCGGCCGCCTGCGCGACCAGTGGCACGGCATGAGCCGCACCGGCACGCTGGGCCGCCTGTTTGGCCATGTGGCCGAACCGTCCGTGCAGATGAATGCGCAGGACATGGCGCGCCGCCTGCTGAAGGAAGGCGAGCTGGTGCATGTCACCTCCAAGCGCGGCTCCATCATCGTGCCGGTGCAGGCTTCGCCCGAAGTGGCCGTCAGCCAGGCCTTCATGGCGATGCACTGGGGCAGCGAATACCTGAGCGGCCAGTCCAGCATCGGCCAGCCCCTGGCAGGCGTCAACGCCCTGACCACTTCGGCCTACTGCCCGAGTTCCAAGCAACCCGAACTCAAGCATGCGGCCGTCAAGATATTGAAGGCCGAACTGCCCTGGTCGCTGCTGGCCATGGCCTGGTTCGACGAAGGCGATGCGCTGGCCGCCCATGAACAGCTCAAGGCCCTGCTGACGACATTTCCCTTTGCCAGCTGCGTGCCGTTTTCCAACAACAAGCCGTTGACGGATCGCCAGGGTGAACGCACCGGCTTGCTGTTTCGCGCAGCGGCCCATGAAGCGCCCAGCGAAGAAACCCTGGCCCTGCTGGAGCGGATTTTCGGCCTCAACGGCTCCTACATCCTGCGCTATGCCGACCGCAAGAAAGGCCAGCGCCGCACGATACGGCTGGCGCGCACCCATGACAATGCCGAGCTGACCGGCTTTGTGCTGGCCGGAGACACCAGCGCCCAGGCCTGGATCACCACCCTGCTCAAGGACGAACTGCCCGCGCAGGCCTATGGCCGGCTGCTGCTGCTGCCGGGCGCCAAGCCGCCGGTGGCGGTCCAGTCGCGCGGCAAGGTGGTGTGCAGTTGCCTGAACGTCACCGACACCGCCATCGACGCCCACCTGGCGCTTGCGGGACCGGCAGGCACCGATGAAGCCCGGCTGGCATCCTTGCAGGGTGCCCTGAAATGCGGCACCAGCTGCGGCTCGTGCGTTCCCGAGCTGAAGCGCCGGCTGCGTTCGGCCAGCGGCACGGCCACCGATACGCCCGCATCGCCGCGCAGCGTCATCCCGATCAAGCAAGTGGCTTAA